GAACCAGCACCATCGCCCCAGTTGCGGTCAACGGAATCTGCCACTGAGCGCCAGGCGGTACTCGCGGCGGGTATTGCGGCCCCAGCAAGTCCTGCCAGTGCGGGTGCGATGGCAGGACTTAGCTGTTGTGCAATCGCGGTGGGGACCTCCGTAAGTAGATTGGTGGGAAGCATCACGCACCGCCCATTCCGCGAGTTGCAACGGCTCCCATTTTCGGTGAGATGGACTGCAGCGCATATGCGCCGGCATCTTCAGCAGTGGACACCGCAGAGACAAGAGCGTTCAGTGCACGAGCAGCGCTGGTGCCGTACTCATTCAGCTCAGCTACATGCTCGTGTTGGCGCTGTAGAGCAGTGGCTACAGCGTGACAGAAGGGCCCAGCAAACGGGACGTCGCCAAGCGAGAGCAGTGCGCTGATGCCCAAGTCAGCGCCGCTGACCTGCTGCGACAACGCGTCAAGGCGAGTGGCATCGGCAGAAATAAGCTCTGGCACCAGCGTAAAGACTGAGTCATTCCCGCTAGTGGCCGGAGAGAGAAACGATTGGCTGTGGGAACTGTGTGGTGATGGACGGGACAATGTTGACGGCCTCTCTAGGAAATTCGCGTGTAGTTAAACACTCAGTGCTGTGGCAGAACGGCTAGCGGGGTTCGGACGGCGGCTGAGTGGCAAGTGGTTTGGTAGTAGGCGGGCTTGCGCAAATAGGGCGCAGTAAAAAGCCCTCGTATTGTTAGGCGCGAAAAAGGCCGATTCGGTTCCATCTTTTTGGGGAACGCGTTTTCAGAAACTTGCGATGCCGGCACCAGAGCAGCAAAAGCAAAGCAATGTATTTTGGAAGGCATGGAGATTACCGTTGTCAACCATCCCTTGGCACAGTCACGTTTGACCATTCTGCGCGACGCGCGCACTGATAACGCGGGCTTCCGTGCGGCACTCGCCGATCTGGGCGCAATGCTGATTTACGAGGCAAGCCGGGAGCTGCCCGTCGATAACTTCGATGTTCAGACCCCAATCACTACCGCGCCGGGTTACCGTCTGCAGGATCCGCCGATTATTGTTCCCGTCATTCGTGCGGGGCTTGGCATGATCGATCCGTCGCTGTCGATGATTCCGGATGCGCAGGTGGGCTTTATTGGCTTGGCTCGTAATGAGGAAACCCATGAGCCGGTGCCGTACCTCGAGGCGCTGCCGGAGGATCTGTCCGGGCGCACTGTCTTCCTGGTCGACCCAATGCTGGCAACCGGTGGTTCACTGCTGCATGCCCTGAAGCTGTTGGCAGATCGCGGAGCGGACAACATCACGGCCGTGTGCATCATTTCCGCACAGCAGGGTGTCGACGCCTTGAAGGAATCCGGTTTCCCGGTGCGTCTTGTCACCACTGTGGTGGACCCGGATCTTAACGAGGATGCCTACATCGTGCCGGGGCTGGGAGATGCGGGCGACCGCCTCTACGGTCCCCGCAACATTGATCTTTAAGTTGATCTCTTAGGCAGTGCCCCAGGCTTCTGCGGCGTACTTTTTGACGACCTCGTTGTCCTTGGTCACAAGAACTCCGGAGGGGGACATCTGGTACTTGTACGAGCCGTTTTGTGCAACAACGCGGTCGCCCTCATCGACGATGATGTCCATCGATCCGGAACCCTGTGGTGTATCCGAGCGGTAGTACTTCTCGCCGGAGCGTGTCTCACAAGCAGCAGCCTTAATGCCCTGCTCAGCGGCGACAACAGCAAAGGCGCGGTCGCCGCTGTCGCAGCGTGCGGAGCTGCCCACGAAGCCCAGGCCGTCCAAGTCAGAGCGCCCAGTGCCGAAGTCCTGTCCCTCCGGAGCTGATGTCGGCTCTGAGCTAGTCGTCGTGGATGACGAGGAAGATGTCGAAGTGCTCGGCGTCGACGACGAGGACGATGTCGAAGTGCTCGGCGTGCTTGACGACGTCTCGGAGGTCTTCGACGTAGTCGTCGTCGTGGTGGTCGTCTTGCTCGTAGAAGTCGAACTCGTCGAGGACGGCGGTGTCGAACTGGGCGACGTCGGCTGCGAGGAGGAGGGGACCTCCGGACGCTGGGGCTCATCACTATTGTTCAGCGACAGGCCGATGGCGATGCCGATGACAACCACGAGTGCTGTGGCCACGATGATGATAGGGATGCTGAGAGACTTAGGTGTGCCATTGCCGGACATGCCTATTATCATCGCAGACTTCCTCAAAATGTGAAACATCTGATAATTGAAGAGGTCAAAGTTAAAGAAGTGACTCCTGGTCATGTGTACGTCTGGCGCTGACATTCAAGCGCTTGCCAGCCACTGCTATCGCTGGCGCAGTCGTCGGTAGGCCTCTTGTTACGGCCTGTCGGCGGAGCGCTTACACTGGAGAGTTGTGATTGAGGAGTTTATTAAGCACTGGTGGGCCGAGCACGCGAACGAGATTCTTGAGTGGCGGCGGCATCTTCATGCGCACCCAGAGCTATCTCACATGGAGCACGCCACCACGGCTTTTGTGGAGGAGAAGCTGCGTGCTGCAGGGCTGAAACCAGTGCTATTTCCCAACACCGGCCTGATGGTCGACATTGGTGAAGATGAACTCGCCGGTAGCGAAGCCGGAGGTGAATTGCCGGGGCGTCTCGCTTTCCGCGGTGATATAGACGCGCTTCCAATTACAGAGACCACGGGGCTGGAGTTTGCCAGCACCAACGATGGCGTCATGCACGCCTGCGGGCATGATTTTCACACCACGATTACGCTCGCGACTGCACTGGCTATGGCTGAGTACCACGAGAAGCACACGTTGCCTACTCCGCTGCGTTTCATTTTCCAACCGGCAGAGGAAGTCATGGTTGGCGGTGCGCCCGAAGTTATTGCCGCCGGTGCGCTCGATGGCGTTGAGCGTATTTTTGCCGTCCACTGTGAGCCGAAGTTACGTGTCGGTCACGTTGGCGTTCGAACAGGTGCCATCACCTCTGCAGCCGACACCCTGGAGATTCAGGTGCATGGTCCGGGCGGGCATACCTCCCGTCCGCAGATGACGGCCGATGTTGTCTATGCGCTGGGTAAATTGATTGTAGATTTGCCGGGCTTGCTGTCGCGACGCGTCGATCCTCGTACGGGCACCGTGCTGACGTTCGGCTCCGTTCACTCCGGGTACGCGCACAACGCGATTCCGTCGGAAGGCAGCGTCAGTGGCACCCTGCGCACTGCGGACATCAAGACCTGGCGCGACATCGATCCACTGGTCCGCGAACTCATTGAACAAGTCCTCGCTCCGACCGGCGCCGAGTGCACCATCAATTACGAGCGTGGCGTGCCGCCTGTGCTTAACGACGAATACTGCACCGCCCTGATTGCGGAAGCAGTGCGACGAGTGGACGAGAATGCTGTCATTCAGGCCCCACAGTCGTCCGGTGGCGAGGACTTCGGTTGGTATCTCGAGCACGTCCCGGGCGCGATGGCCCGCTTGGGCTGCTGGTCCGGCCGCGGCGACAAGCACGATTTGCACCGAGATGACCTAATCGTGGACGAGCGTTGCCTGGGCGTTGGTGTGAAACTCTTCGCTGGCATTGTTGCTCGCTACGAGGACGGCGCGCAGTCAACCATGACTGTCCGTTAGACTATGGGGGCAAAGCGGGGAAAATGCCTCCCGCGGTAATTACATTGTGATATCCACGGCAACTTTGGAGGATTTGTGGCACAGAGGATCGTAATCATTGGCGGCGGCCCAGCCGGCTACGAAGCAGCGCTGGTTGGTGCCAAGTACGGTGCTGAAGTCACTGTGGTTGAGGATGCCGGGATGGGCGGTTCTTCCGTCCTGTGGGATTGCGTTCCCTCTAAGGCCTTCATCGCGGCGACGGGCGTTCGTACCGATATGCGCCGTGCGGACGAGATGGGTCTGCGTCCGGACTTCTCCCAGCGCAAAATCGACTTCACTGCGGTCAACGAGCGCGTTAAGCGCCTGGCACAGCAGCAGTCCGACGATGTTCGCGCGCAGATGGAGCGTGAGGGCATCAAGATGCTGCAGGGCCGTGGTCGTCTCGATGACCACGACCCGGGCCGTGTAACTCACTACGTCACCGTTGACTTGCTCGAGGGCGGCGAGGTCACTCTTGAAGCCGACCTGGTGCTGGTCAGCACCGGTGCGTCCCCGCGCATTCTGCCGGGTGCGATTCCTGATGGTGACCGTATTCTGACCTGGCGTCAGGTCTACGAACTGGAGGAGCTGCCGGAGCACCTCATTGTGGTCGGTTCCGGTGTGACTGGTGCTGAGTTCGTATCCTCGTTCACCGAGCTGGGTGTGAAGGTCACCATGGTCGCCTCGCGTGATCGCATCCTGCCGCACGAGGATGCCGACGCTGCAGATGCCCTAGAGGAAGTCCTACTGGAGCGCGGTGTGGACGTTGTTAAGAACGCCCGCTGTGATCTTGTCGAACGCACGGAGGACGGCGGCGTTCGCGTCGTCACTTCCGACGGCCGTGAGGTCTTCGGTTCCCACGCGTTGATGACCGTCGGCTCGATTCCTAACACCGCGGATATGGGACTGGAAGCCAGCGGCGTAAAACTGACTCCGTCTGGCCATATTCACGTTGACCGTGTTTCCCGTACCAACGTGCCGGGTATCTACGCTGCCGGTGACTGCACTGACTTGTTCCCGCTGGCTTCCGTTGCAGCTATGCAGGGCCGTATTGCGATGTACCACGCCCTCGGTGAAGGCGTATCTCCGATTCGCCTGCGCACTGTTTCATCGGCAGTGTTCACCCGCCCGGAGATTGCGACTGTCGGTGTTTCCCAGGCTCAGATTGAGTCCGGTGAGGTCTCCGCTCGCGTTGAGGTTTTCCCACTGGCAGGTAACCCGCGTGCGAAGATGCGCTCGCTGCGCCACGGTTTTGTCAAGCTGTTCTGCCGTAAGAA
The sequence above is drawn from the Corynebacterium jeikeium genome and encodes:
- a CDS encoding amidohydrolase, which produces MIEEFIKHWWAEHANEILEWRRHLHAHPELSHMEHATTAFVEEKLRAAGLKPVLFPNTGLMVDIGEDELAGSEAGGELPGRLAFRGDIDALPITETTGLEFASTNDGVMHACGHDFHTTITLATALAMAEYHEKHTLPTPLRFIFQPAEEVMVGGAPEVIAAGALDGVERIFAVHCEPKLRVGHVGVRTGAITSAADTLEIQVHGPGGHTSRPQMTADVVYALGKLIVDLPGLLSRRVDPRTGTVLTFGSVHSGYAHNAIPSEGSVSGTLRTADIKTWRDIDPLVRELIEQVLAPTGAECTINYERGVPPVLNDEYCTALIAEAVRRVDENAVIQAPQSSGGEDFGWYLEHVPGAMARLGCWSGRGDKHDLHRDDLIVDERCLGVGVKLFAGIVARYEDGAQSTMTVR
- a CDS encoding uracil phosphoribosyltransferase — its product is MEITVVNHPLAQSRLTILRDARTDNAGFRAALADLGAMLIYEASRELPVDNFDVQTPITTAPGYRLQDPPIIVPVIRAGLGMIDPSLSMIPDAQVGFIGLARNEETHEPVPYLEALPEDLSGRTVFLVDPMLATGGSLLHALKLLADRGADNITAVCIISAQQGVDALKESGFPVRLVTTVVDPDLNEDAYIVPGLGDAGDRLYGPRNIDL
- a CDS encoding NAD(P)H-quinone dehydrogenase, translated to MAQRIVIIGGGPAGYEAALVGAKYGAEVTVVEDAGMGGSSVLWDCVPSKAFIAATGVRTDMRRADEMGLRPDFSQRKIDFTAVNERVKRLAQQQSDDVRAQMEREGIKMLQGRGRLDDHDPGRVTHYVTVDLLEGGEVTLEADLVLVSTGASPRILPGAIPDGDRILTWRQVYELEELPEHLIVVGSGVTGAEFVSSFTELGVKVTMVASRDRILPHEDADAADALEEVLLERGVDVVKNARCDLVERTEDGGVRVVTSDGREVFGSHALMTVGSIPNTADMGLEASGVKLTPSGHIHVDRVSRTNVPGIYAAGDCTDLFPLASVAAMQGRIAMYHALGEGVSPIRLRTVSSAVFTRPEIATVGVSQAQIESGEVSARVEVFPLAGNPRAKMRSLRHGFVKLFCRKNSGMIIGGVVVAPTASELILPIAVCVSNQLTVDDLASSFSVYPSLSGSITEAARQLMAHDDLD